Genomic DNA from Methanobacteriaceae archaeon:
GTTGAGATTATAAACAAAGTGCGTGATGAATTAGATATACCTGCACTTTTAGATACATCCGGATTTGGATCAAGACGTGGTCCATACAACTGTAAGAAATGTAATAAAGATTTAAAACACATGATAATTGATAACAATTTGACACAAACCAAAATTGAATATGAATGTGAATGTAAAAGTGAATGGTTGGCTGAAATTAACAATTCCGATATGAATAAATCCACTGTCGAAGTTAAACATATCCCATTATATTAATATAATTAAAAGTGCCAATATTATTATTAGGAGGAAAATATGAAAACTAAATTTGTTAGTTTACTAGCTGTATTTCTCGGATTAATAATTATAGTATTCCCGTTAATGGGAGTTATCGGAGCTAGTTCATTAATTGGATTATCCGCATTATTAATGTCCATTTATTTACTTGTTACTGGAATTACAATTATTGATTATAATAGTAGAGGAGCCATACTTGATTTAGTGTTAGGACTTTTACTTTTATTTGTAAGTATTTGTTTGATATTCAATCCAGCATTACTTGGATTTTTAACAGAACTATCAATGTATTTCTCAGGAATAATGTTAATCATTGTTGCTGTTGTTTCATTAATTAATAACCGCAATTCCAGATATGGATTTTATACTGGAATTCTTGGAATAATACTTGGTTTATTATACATAATCGTTGGAACTTACCTTTCAAATCCAATTATTCTCGGTACTTTTATTGGAGTATGGTTAGTGATAAATGGTATTTTAAATTTTATGGATAGATAAACTATCCAAATTTTTTTCTTTTTTTGGTGTTAATATTGATTGGAATTAGTGCAGATTTTGACCCTGTTCACAAAGGTCATGAAAAATTAATTAAAGAAGCTAGAAAACTTGCTGATGAAAAAAACAAAAAAGTTGTTGTTTATTTAAATAAAGGATTTAGTGCAAATCATGCTCCTTTTTTTGCAAGTTTTGAAGCTAGAAAAGAAATGGCATTAGCATTAGGTGCTGATGAAGTTAGATGTTTTGAAGGACTTCATCACAGATTAGTTTTATCATATAGTGTGCCAATCAGACTCCAACAGATGATTGATGATGGAGTAACTGATTATATTACCTCAGCAAGCATTTCACTTGATGAGATTAAATCAAAAGCACAGAAGTTTATTGATGAGGGAAATTTCGTTGGAATGCCAAAACACTATACAAACAGAAATGAAATCAGATGGTATGCTATAAATCAGTTTCTTGGATCAAAACTAGAGTATCATGTTGTAAAGGAATTAAACAAAGACAAATATTCCGGAAGATTAATCAGACAATCCATTATTGATAATGACATGACAATAACTGATGATGTTAAAAAAGTACTTCCAAAATCAACAGTTGATATTCTTCAGCGCGAAATTGATGCTGGAAATATTCCTGAAGAGAGAAACTGGGATGATATTTATAAAAGAATGAACACCTATTCTAGAGGAAATCTTGAAAAAATAGCTTATCTTAATGGTAATACAATAAACGAAATTATTAAAAAAAGAGTTTATAGAGACCCAGAATCCATTTGGGCTGTTTTTAGAAGATCAAACTACGGACCAGTAATGACCAGATTGGCAATTAGTGCAATTGAAATGGATGTTACAAAAAAAGAAGTAATGGATTTAATGAAAAGCTATGAATCCAAAGGTGTTATTCCTGATAATCAGAAAGTCCAAAGAGTAATTGACAGAGCATGGTATGTTGCAAGCAGCGATTTAGATGCTCGTGAGGCAAATGAAAAATTCAGAAGTGAATTTATTGAGGTTGATGCTCCGCTAAAACTTGAAGCAGGACTAAATTTAACTAAATTTGAAACTAAGATTACAAAAGAAGGAATAAATACTGATTTATATGTGGATAAGAAAGGTAAGATTTCTGTTCAGTTTAAAAGTGAAGGTAAAAAAATTAAAACAAATTTAAGACTTCCTGCTGTAGAGGTTACTTATCTAAGATACATTATGGATGCTCATTTTATTCCTGTTAGTGGAAGTATAAAAAAAGCTAAAAAAGGATTTAAAGTTGAAGTGGTTATTGGTTAAGCTTTTTTAGAGCTGCCTTAACCATAATTAACTCATTTTTATCAAAACACTCAATTATTTCTTCAAGTTCTTCAGATTTTCTTTTTGAATTATTTAAAGTATTGTTTATTCTTGATAGAGATTTTTGTCTAAAATCATCTCCTTCAGTCAAAGTAAGTATATCAAAAAACTCTTCTTCTAAACCATATTGTTTTGCAGTTTCAGTCGTTTCAATCAATAGTGCTGATAAGGATTTTGTATAGCTACTTCTAAGTAGTTTTAAAATAGCTACCTCACCTAGATTATCACTGATTTTTCTTGTTTGAATAAACTCATCTAAAAATAACAACTCATCAGATTGTTCACCACAAATATATAAACTTGGATTATCGGAGTCAATTTTTCCAATAATTGCACCATCAACAAGATTATCAACATATTGACTTATTTTAAAAGTAGTTTCAGGAGATATATTATTTAAATCCAGATAAATTCCTTTGGCAAATTTTCCATAGTTTTTTGCAACTTCAAGTGCATTTTTTGGAGAATTTGCAGAAATTAGAATATCTGAATCAATAGCTACCTGCTTAAATGTGTCTTTAACTTCAATTCCTGATTTTTCAATAGCTTCAATTGTTTTATGAGATCTATTTTCAGTTGAAGTTAAAAAGGTGATTTCATCAGACTTAATTATCTTTGTAAGATTTTGCAAAACCTTTCCAAATCCAATAAGTCCTATAATCATAAACATCACCAGTTATTTTCTTAAAAGAAGCATGTCATGTAAGTTTGCACCAATATGCCTTGCAATAGTATTACATTTTACACATAACAAAAAGTAGATGTCTTTTTTGGATAAATCAATTTCAGTTAAACCTTCATAGTTTCCCATACCTTTTGAGATTACAAATTCATGATCATCGAAGATTTGTCTAAATTCGTCTGAAATTTCACTATCAACATAACCTACAGTTCCAGCACCGATTTCAACAAGTTTTCCAAATTCATCAAGTCCAACGTCAAGTGCTTCAACCATAGTAGCATCATTTAAAATAGGTTCTGATTTAACAGCAATTGTAATATCCAAATCATATTCTTTTAGTTTAGCTAATAATAGCTTGTCAAATACAATTTCTCCAGTATTATCTACTAAATACAATACTTTATCATGAGTTTTCAGAGAGTTTTCAAATTCTTCAATGTCTTTAACTGCCAAATCTTTTTTTAGTGAACTTTTAATTACACCTTCAATATCATCATCTAAGGTAAAAGCTCCAAAATCCAAAATATTACCTATAATAGCTATTTTAACATAGTTTTCTAAACTGTCATCTTCATCCAATATTTTTTTGACTTCAGGCAAGTATTTAAGTGCAATTTCATTGCCTTCAACTTTTTCTTTGTAATATGGATCCATACAGCCGGTTTTTTGTTTGATGATTTTATGCATTGAAGAACCAGTACTGTTTGAATTGGTTCCTGCTTTGAAAGTAGTGCTTAGAAATTTGAAGATTTCTTCCATTACTTTCATTTTAACATTTTCATCATCAGTTGATAAATCTAAAGCTTCACGAGCCTGTCTTAAAAAACAAGGCCCACATTCATAACTAATATCCAAAATTAACCACCATATATAATTTGAACTAATTGAATTTCATCACCATCTTCAATTACAGTATCTTCAATTACAAGTTCTCCGTTTTGTTTTGATACTATAGTTTGAGCAGATAATCCTAATTCAGTGAGTACATCTTTAATTGTGTAATTATCATTTGGCAATTCTCTTTTTTCATCAATTGATTTGTATTTTAATGTAAATTCCATTTTATCACAATCCTAATTCTTCTAAAAAGGAACATGCTTTACATAATTCATTAGCTGAAGGTTCACCACATCTTTTGCATCTTCCATGATTGAAATCTTTTTTAAAGTCTTCTTTCAATACATTTTTAATTTTATCATATCCTCTAAGAGTAGAGTATTTGATTGTAGGATGTTTTTCTGCAAGCTGATTTATAACCTCAGAAACTTCTCCTCTAAATGATTGCATTGCATAAGGACAACTGTCAAAGTGAACTTCCAGTTCTTTTGCAACAACATATAATCCAATTTCACGTTCCGGAATTTCACGTAAAGGTTTAATCTTAACTGTAAACTCTTCAGCTTTGGATTCTGTTTTTGCACCTAATTTAGTTAAGTTATCAGTGTTTCCTTCAAGATAATTCATTAAAATTCCCTGAACTTCATCATCAAGGTTATGTCCTGTAGCTATTTTTGTTGCTCCCATTTCACGAGCTGCTTTATTAATAATGGTTCTTCTAAATACTCCACAGTAGGTACAGGAACCTTTATGATTTTCTCTTTGCATTATTTCATCTAAGGTAATTCCATATTCGTCTTTAAGTGAAACTACTTTGTGTTCAATACCTAATCTCTCAGCATGCCTAATAGCTATATCAACACCGTCTTGGCGATAGTTATCAATTCCTTCATCTACTGTTACTGCACACAAGTCAATAATGTGCATTTCACGAAATGTATTTAAGATTTCAAGTGTTGTTACACTGTCTTTTCCACCTGAAAGAGCAACTAAAACCTTATCTCCTTTATCTAACAGTTTTTCTTTTCTAACGGTTTTAATAGCTTTTTTCTCAACTGATTCAATAAAACAATCCTTACATAATAGCTGGCCGGACTGTTCTTTTTTAATAATAACTTTAGGATTACCACATTTACTACATTGCATAATTATTACCTACATTTGTTCTACAAATCTTGCTAGTTGATTAAGAGTATTAACTTCAAAAACCTGTGCTCCAGCGTCTCTGTAGAGTGAAACACAGCTGTCTACAACATCCCATTTGTTTTTATCTTCAGGGTTTAAAATTACAACTTTTTTGGAATCTCTTACCATTTCCTCAACAATATCCACACTGGCAGGAACTCCATTTACTTTTGGCCCTGCCCAATCACGACAATCAGATAAAATAATAACATGGGATTTGTTATTTATATTTGCCATCTCCTGAAAGCTCTTAAATGCTGTATACATGTTTGAGGTACCATGAACCATCATATTTTTAACACGTAAATCTTTCACTTTAACAAATGCATCTAAGAGATACTCTTCTTTTAGAGCAGAAGATGTTTCAATTACTTTATTGTCAAATTCAAATGTTCTAGAACGTTTGAATGCTGTTTGAGCTGAAAACATCAACATGAAAAACCAGCTACTAATCCATTCACATGAACCACTTATGTCATTTAAAAATAAGTGTTCATTCTTATGAGGCCTTGGTTTTGCTTTAATAAGCTCTAGCGGAACCCCACCATATTTTAAATTAACTCTTATGGTTCTTCTAATATCAATTTTGTTACAGTTCATTTTAGATTTTCTTCTTGAACGCTTATTAGCTATTCTTCTACCTAACTGCTGACAGATTTCAAGCATTCTTGGATCAAAACGATTTAATTTGGTTAAGTCTTTATTCATTAATTCCCCATCGCGTTCGAGTTTTTTAGCTTCCTCAAGTAATGGTTGGCCTGAAAGCATTTTCAATTTTTCATTAGTAATTTTTTCTTTTCTAATACTTTGAGCCATGCTTTCCTGTTTTTTAATGATATATTTATTTGATTTAGGACCTCTGCCCTCATATGCTTTACTTCTTTTAACTTCTTCAGGCATTTCAACTTTTTTAATAGCAAATATTTCTTCAAAAACCTTATTGAATTTAGGAATATCATACTTGTCTTTAACATAAACTGCCATCAGTGCAGTTTTAAGCAAGTTTCTGTCTTCCTCACCCAAGTCCTCATAAACCTGTATAGCTGCCTTAGTACTTCTAATACTTACAGGGACATCTTTTTGCCTTAACTGGGCGGATAAATCTACTATTTTATTTATCATTTTAATCCTTATCTAAAACATCTTTTAAAACTCTTTTTCTATCGCTTTCTGTTTTAATAGCTACACCAACACTGTCTTTTAAAGATTTATCCAAATCATCAGTGCCTAAACTCATGACTGACTGAACCCAATCAACAGTACCTCTAACAGAAGGTTTTTTCATTAAGTTAAGATTACGAATATCATGAACAATCTTAACAATATGTGAAATAATGCCCTCATCTGCATGAGGTAATTTGGATTTGACGATTTCAATCTCACGTTCGACAGTTGGATATGGGATGTATAAAAACAAACATCTATCCTTAGTCTCATTAAGTAATGATCTTTGAGAGTTTGATGTTAAAATAACAATCAAATCGTTTTTTAATTGGAAAGTTCCCAAATCATTAATTGTTATTTCTTTTTCACCTAATGCCTGAAGTAAGAAGCTTTCTACTTCTTCATCTGCTTTGTCAATTTCATCAATAAGTAATACTGAGTCATTATCATTTAAAAATGCATTAAGTAAAGGACGTCTTATGAAAAATTCCTCATCAAATATTTTATCTTCTTTAACGGAATCATTTTTAGCAGCTTCCAAATGAAGAAGTTGTTTTTGATAGTTCCATTCACCGACAATTTGTTCGAAGTTAATTCCTTCATAACATTGTATCCTGAAAAAGTCCCTATCAAAAGTCTTTGCAATTACTTTTGCAAGCTCTGTTTTTCCAACACCAGGAGGTCCTTCAATAAGCATTGGTTTTCCAAGTAATAAGGATAAATATAAAGTAGTTGAAATTTCATTATTTGAAACATAATCTGCACTTAACAGACTTTTATCAATATCTTTAATACTAATATTTTCAATTTGCAATTTTAAACCTTCCAATCTATTATAAGTTAAGATTTAATCTAAATTTATTTAAAGTTTATGCAACAATATATTAATAATAATTCAAAAATGGGGGTGGATTATGGAAACTGAAGACATGATTATTGTAGGATTAGTAGTCTTAATCGTGATTTGTGGAGCACTTGCATTTTTTGTTACAAGCAGTGGAATTTCATTCAATAATGATCCAGTACCTGTAATGAACAATACCACAACAAACATTACAACCAATAATACAGTTAATAATACATCAGATGACACTTCTGTTCGCGATACCGGTGCTTCAAGTCCAGAAAGTAGTGGTACAAGCAGTGTAAGCTATAGTAATCAAGGATACTATAGTGGTTCACAATCCAGCTATTCATACTCAAGCAGCAGTAATAGTGAACCAGTAGAACAACCAACTGAATCTGACACACAAGCCGGACAAAACGAAGGCACAATTGATCCAGAGGATTTCAGTTAATACTATTTTTTAAGTTCGTCAGGATTTTTGAATAATTCAAAATCCTGAACATATTCTTTTCCAGTAATCATTGCAATTTCTGCTTTTTGCAATTCGGAACCTAAATATGCAGCGTGTTCCATTCTTGTAACTAATTCTTTTTCAATGATTTCTTCATAGATTTCTTTAGCAGAATGTCCAACAATTACAAAGTCAGGTTCATTTTTCTTAAAATGAGTAGCAGTAATTCTGCTGTCCTTTACAGTAGTTGCATAGTCAACATGAATTTTAAAACTGCCTGCTTTATCTCTTATGAATTTCATTGGTTTTTTCTGGCGAATTTCAGGAACTCCATCTCTTTCGTTTACTATGATATCATTTCTTTTATGTTTATCTTTAAATTCAACCAAATTGATTCCTAAATCTTTTGGAATGGATTTTCTGTGTTTTGCAAGAAACATCATTTTAGATGCAGTAGCTAATTCACGAACACTACCACGTGTTTTTCCACTTTCTTCAGGAGTAAATAATATACTTACTCCAAGTTCCATACCAATACCTGCCAATAAAACATTGACTCCCCCTGAATCTGCATCCATTAGCTCGGTAACATTTCCAACACCGAAAAACATTGGTGCAGGGTTTGTTTTGTGAAATTCATTACATGCGATTATTGACTCTACAATACTTGCACTGTTAACAGGATCTAAAATTAAATCTGCAACGTATTTTACTCCTTCAGTGTCTTTTATTAACTGATGCATTGCTTCAACACGTTCACTTGGAGATTTTGGAGATTTACCTTGAGAAAAGTTTGTTGGAAGTAAAACTGCAGGAATCTGTTTTTCTTTTAATACTTCTTTAACTTCACTGTTGTTTCCTAAATCAAGACTTAATACAAAATCAATTCCATTTTCTGCAGCTGTTTTAATCTCATTTGGATTTAATGTATCAATGCTTAATGGTCTATCGCCCACAATAGGACGTAATGTTTCAATTAACTCAGGAATTTTATCTGAAAAATCTTCACCAGCAGCCATTCCTATATCAATCATATCTGCTCCAGAATCAACGAAATACTGACATTTGTTTATTAATGCTTCTTTTGATAAGAATGGTGCATTAGCTATTTCAGCAAGTACTCTCATTGGGAAGTCTTCACCAACCGGAAGATTTCTAATTAGGATATTATTTGGTTTTTCAAGAAGTTTTTCAATAGTCTCAGTGTCATTTTCAAAATCTTCAATGAATTTTAAAGCCTGTTTTCTTTTTTCTTCATTAATCAGTTTATCTGCAGGGGTGGTTTGTGACAATTCAATTTTTTCAATTAAGTCTAAAACCATTGCCAAGTCTGCACCGTCAGTGGATCCTTTAAATGTTGGAATTCCAAGTTCTTTTGTAATTTCTTTTGTTCCTTTTTTAATTAAACCTGGAACTAAAATCATATCAATTTCATCCATTTGGTCTGCAAAACATTTCTTAACTTCATTAATAATTAATCTTGGAGTTAAAAATGCTGCAACCTGAGTATTGTCAACAATATGTACAATGATATCTTCTTTTGAGTTTGAAACAACATCTTTTATTAAAGGATATGCCAACTCTCCTGTGATAATTAAAACTTTCATAATACCTTCCAATGAGATTTTTCTAATTATATTATATGACTAAACATTATTATTAAATTCTTTTAAAATTTTGAAATTTTCACAATAAAAATCAGAGTATAAAAAGTAACATAAACCTTTATATATTTTGGAATTTATAATGATTATACATGATAAATATATGGAGGAAAAATTAAATGATTGAAATTCGTTTTCATGGAAGAGGAGGACAAGGAGCTGTAACCGCTGCTGAGATTTTAGCTAAAGCAGCTTTCAAAGACGGCAAATATTCTCAAGCTTTTCCATTCTTTGGAGTAGAACGTAGAGGAGCTCCAGTTATGGCGTTCACCAGAATTGATGACAAGCCAATTGATTTGAGATACCAAATCTACAATCCGGACTATGTATTAGTATTAGATGATGGATTATTAAACGTAGTGGATGTATTTTCAGGAATCAAAGACAATACTGAAGTTATTATCAACACCGAAACTTTTGAAGGTAGTGGAGAACATACCGTCCACAGTATTGATGCAACCGGAGTTGCATTAGACATGTTAGGACGTAACATTGTAAATACTATTATTTTAGGATATTTTGCTAAAAAAACCCAACTTGTAAGTATCGAATCATTACTTGAAGTAATTAGAGAAACATTCCCTGGAAAAGTTGGAGAACTAAATGTAGAAGCTACTAAAAAAGCTTATGAAATGGGATAGAAAAGGGTGAAGAGAATGGTAAGCATAGGATGCGTAATTAAAACACCAGGTAATAGTAGAATTAACAAAACTGGAAGTTGGAGAACTTTTAAACCAATTTTAGACAAAGAAAAATGTATTGACTGTAATAATTGTATTATCTTCTGTCCAGATTCCAGTGTAAACAAACAACATGACATAGATTATGATTACTGCAAAGGATGTGGAATTTGTGCATATGAATGTCCTTCCGATGCAATTGAAATGGTAAAAGAATAAAGAGAGTGATTTAATGATAAAAGAAGTAATGACCGCAAACAAAGCAGTTGCAGAAGCTGTAAGATTAGCTAAACCACAAGTTATTCCCGTTTATCCAATTACTCCACAAACTACAATTTCAGAATACTTAGCTCAATACGTTGCAGACGAAAAAATTGATGCTAAATATGTTAAAGTAGAATCAGAACACAGTGCAATAAGTGCTGCAGTTGGAGCTAGTGGTGCTGGAGTAAGAACCTTTACCGCAACATCCTCCCAAGGATTAATGTTAATGCACGAAATTTTATTCGCAGCAGCAGGTATGAGAACTCCTATTGTTTTAGCAGATGCAAACAGAGCAATTTCTGCACCCTTAAACATTTGGAACGACCAACAAGACTCCATTGCACAAAGAGATGCTGGATGGTTACAAATTTATGTTGAAAATGCACAAGAAGCATTAGATACTACTTTAATGGCATATAAAATTTCAGAAAACCCAGATGTATTACTTCCATCAATGGTATGTTTAGACGGATTTATTTTAACTCACACTGTAGAACCTGTTGAAATTCCAGATCAAGAAAGTGTAGATAAATTCTTACCTCCATATGTTCCTAAACATGCATATCTTGATCCAAATGACCCAATGTCCATTGGTAACTTTGCAGATACTCACTACTATACAGAAGCAAGACATGATATGGAAGTTGCAATGACCAAATCCATTGGAGTTATTGAAGAAACCTGTAAAGAATTTGCTGAAATCTTTGGAAGAGAATATGGTCTTGTTGAACCATACAAAACCGAAGATGCAGATATTGTTATTGTTGCAATGGGTTCACTTTGTAGTACCATTAGAGTTGTAGTAGACCAATTAAGAGAAAAAGGAGAAAAAGTAGGTTTACTTAAAATTAGAGCATACAGACCATTCCCTGTTGAAGCAATCAAAGACGCAGTTAAAAACTGTCAAAAAATTGCTGTTATTGATAAAAACTTCACCTTCGGAATTGGTGGAGCATTATATGCTGATATGAAAGTTAAAATTGATAAAGAAATCTATGGATTTGTTGCAGGTTTAGGTGGAAGAGACATTATACCTGAATACATTGTTGAAGCTTATGAAAAAACAAAAGTACCTGAACAAGAAGTTACATGGATTGGACTTAAGGAGGAATAGATATGGATATACCTGATAAAGATTTATTAGCACCAGGACACAGAGGTTGTGCTGGTTGTGGAGCATCAATTGCTGTGAAATTAGCTCTTAACGCATTAGGCAAAAACACTGTAGCTATTTCTGCTACAGGTTGTCTTGAAGTAATGACTACCCCATACCCAGAAACTTCATGGGAAGTACCATTCATTCACGTTGCATTTGAAAACTCCGGATCAGTTGCATCTGGTGTAGAAAGTGCATTAAGAATCCAAGGAAAAGATGATGTTAACGTTGTTGCTTTCGGTGGTGACGGAGGAACTGTAGATATTGGTTTACAATCCTTATCCGGAGCTATGGAAAGAGGCCACGACATGCTCTACATCTGTTACGATAACGAAGCATACATGAACACTGGTATCCAAAGAAGTGGAGCTACTCCATACGGAGCAAGTACAACTACTTCACCAAAAGGTATCGGAAGTTTCGGAGAAGACAAACCTAAGAAAAACATGCCAATGATTATGGCAGCTCATGGAATTCCATATGTAGCTACCGCATCTATTGCATATCCTGAAGACTACGTTAAAAAAGTTAAAAAAGCAGCTTCAATTAAAGGTCCTGCTTACATACACTTACAACAACCATGTACTACTGGTTGGGGATACCCATCTGAAAAAACCATTGAAATGGGTAGATTAGCAGTAGAAACCGGATCTTGGGTATTATATGAAATTGACCATGGAAACTTCGATATTACCTACAGACCAGATGAAAGAAAACCTGTTAAAGATTA
This window encodes:
- the porB gene encoding pyruvate synthase subunit PorB; its protein translation is MDIPDKDLLAPGHRGCAGCGASIAVKLALNALGKNTVAISATGCLEVMTTPYPETSWEVPFIHVAFENSGSVASGVESALRIQGKDDVNVVAFGGDGGTVDIGLQSLSGAMERGHDMLYICYDNEAYMNTGIQRSGATPYGASTTTSPKGIGSFGEDKPKKNMPMIMAAHGIPYVATASIAYPEDYVKKVKKAASIKGPAYIHLQQPCTTGWGYPSEKTIEMGRLAVETGSWVLYEIDHGNFDITYRPDERKPVKDYLSVQKRFKHLDEEHIEKIQKYVDAQCKELGL